From one Bos javanicus breed banteng chromosome 15, ARS-OSU_banteng_1.0, whole genome shotgun sequence genomic stretch:
- the LOC133261482 gene encoding olfactory receptor 8K5-like, with product MDQQNRSSLTEFILMGVTKQPELQTPLFGAFLIIYTITVVGNLGMIILTQVDSRLHTPMYFFIKHLAFIDLGNSTVICPKMLVNFVVDQNTISYYACATQLAFFLMFIISEFFILSAMAYDRYLAICNPLLYHVIMSQRLCHMLVGIPYLYGTFQALMFTIKIFTLTFCGSNVISHFYCDDVPLLLMLCSNAQEIELLIILFSAFNLISSLLVILMSYILILTVIFQMRSAESRKKAFSTCGSHLMVVVVFYGSLLFMYMQPNSTHSFDTDKMASVFYTLVIPMLNPFIYSLRNKEVNSAFQMVLKNKCKLCI from the coding sequence ATGGACCAACAGAATCGATCATCACTGACTGAATTCATTCTGATGGGGGTCACAAAGCAGCCCGAGCTTCAGACTCCCCTTTTCGGAGCCTTCCTCATCATCTACACAATCACAGTGGTGGGAAATCTGGGCATGATCATCTTAACTCAAGTGGATTCCCGGCTGCACACACCTATGTACTTTTTTATCAAACACCTGGCTTTCATTGATCTTGGTAATTCTACTGTCATTTGCCCCAAGATGCTGGTGAATTTTGTTGTGGATCAAAATACCATTTCCTATTATGCATGTGCCACACAGTTGGCTTTCTTCCTTATGTTCATTATCAGTGAATTTTTTATCTTGTCagccatggcctatgaccgctactTGGCTATCTGCAACCCTCTGCTATACCATGTTATCATGTCCCAGAGACTTTGTCATATGCTGGTAGGCATTCCATACCTCTACGGTACCTTTCAGGCACTCATGTTTACTATTAAGATTTTTACATTGACTTTTTGTGGCTCTAATGTCATCAGTCATTTCTACTGTGATGATGTTCCCTTGTTACTTATGCTCTGCTCAAACGCACAAGAAATAGAATTGTTGATCATACTGTTTTCAGCATTTAATTTGATCTCTTCCCTCCTGGTCATCCTAATGTCCTACATACTGATCCTGACAGTAATATTTCAAATGCGTTCTGCAGAGAGCAGGAAAAAAGCTTTCTCCACATGTGGTTCTCAcctgatggtggtggtagtgttCTATGGGTCTCTACTATTTATGTATATGCAGCCCAACTCCACTCACTCCTTTGATACAGATAAAATGGCCTCTGTGTTTTATACTTTAGTGATTCCCATGCTTAACCCCTTCATCTACAGCTTAAGGAACAAAGAAGTAAACAGCGCCTTCCAAATGGTCTTAAAGAATAAGTGCAAACTTTGTATCTAA